In the Streptomyces sp. 3214.6 genome, TCGTAGGCGTCGCCGCGCACCGGGCGGACGGTCACCGTACGGTCCGCGTTGCTGATCCCGGTCACCGTGCCAGAGATCAGCCGGGTGCCCCGCAGGTGCCGCCGCAGTGACACGACGGCGTGACGTGCCTCCACCGAACCGGCCGCCACCTCGGGCAGGAAGGGCTGATAGGTCATGTACGGGCGCGGGTCGACGACCGTGACCCGCGCCTCGTCCGAACGCAGCTTCTTCTGCAGACCCCAGGCGGTGTAGAAGCCCGCGTATCCGCCGCCGACAATCAGAATCTCTCGCATGACTCCCTCTGCTCCTTGTCCGTCACCATGTAGACCGCTCAGGCCGGGCCGGTGTGACATGCGACGGCGGCTCAGTGAGTGGCGTGTTGTGCCGCCACGTGGATGTAGACGAACCGCATCGATCCGGCGAACCGGGTGATCCAGTCGGCGATCCGCAACTGGACGTCCTCGGCGCGCTCCTTCCGCACCTCGAGATGGGCGGGGTGCCTGTGCGCCGGGGACGCTCGTCCCCGTACGGCGTCGGTCCGTCCGGCTCGGATGGCCCTTATCGAAGTGACTCACCGGGGCCGCTCAGGAGTTGGTGGACGGCTCCGTCCATGTCCAGGTGGCACTCCTCGGTACCGGGGGGCACCACCGCGAGGGTTCGCTGCAGAAAGCCCCCGAGGGCTCGCGCCGAGGCGGTCACCACGACCGCCTCCTGCTTCGGACACGGGCACAGTGCGATGTGTACATGGTCCGCCCCCGGGTCCCGGCAGGGCCAGACCTGGACGTCACCGACGCCGGTGAGCTTCGCCAGCCCGTCCAGGAGGAGATCGCGACCGACCACCCAGCGCACGGTCGTGTCTGCGCGCATGTGGAACGTCAGGGACACCGCGTAGGGATCGGCTCTGTCGTAGGACAGATCAAGCATCACCGGCCGGTCCACTCCTTCGGCGACGACCAGACGGACAAGCATCCGGCACACCACCGGCGTACAACTGTCGGGTTCTCTCATCACATCACCGCTCGGTAGATCTTGGGAGCACGGGAGATTCGGAGGGCACACGGTGTGATGCATCCAGCGCCGCTCGTGTGATTCAGGGACATCACGATTCTGCAAGGCCCTCGTGTGCTCGCACCATCAGTCAAATGACCCGCAAGTCGCCACGCAGTCACGTGACTGATGTTTGTCCTCGCCGACCGGTGCACAGTGAGCCCAAGCCTTCCCGCCCTACAGCGGGAGGGACGGCGCAAACGTACGGAGTACCCATGTCACTCGGCTCGCGCGTCGAACGGTTGCCCAAGACCCCTGCCGCGGACGCCAGTCAGTCCCCTGAGGTGGTGGGGCGTGCGCGGCAACTCCGGGAGATCACGGCGCTGATCGGGCAGGGCTCGGCCGCGGGCCGTGCCCTGCTGCTCTCCGGGGAGCCGGGCGTGGGCAAGAGCGCCGTGCTCGGGGAGGTCGCCAGGGTCATGTCCGGGTCGGGTGCCCGGGTGCTGTCGGCCGTCGGCGTCCGGTTCGAGTCCGAGCTCGCCTACTCCGGCCTTCACCAGTTGCTGTTGCCGCTGAACGACCGGATCGAGCGCTTGGAGGACACCCACCGGAGGGTTCTGCGCAGTGCGCTGGGCTACGGGGGCGATCCGGTGCCCGACAGTCTTCACGTCTCCGACTCGGTGATCTTCCTGCTGCGCCGAGTGGCAACCGAACGCCCTGTGTTCATCGTCGTGGACGACCTCGGCTGTTTCGACCGGGCCAGTTCGGAGGTGCTGGGCTTCGTCGCCCGTCGGTCGGCGGGCAGCCGTATCGGATTCCTCGCCGCCTGCAGATCGGGAGACGAGACTTTCTTCGACCGAGCCGGGCTCACCGAGTACGCGCTGCCGCCGCTGGATCGCGACGCGGCCGTGGAACTGCTCGGAGTCCGCTTTCCGGGGCTGGCCGGACCGGCGCGGGACCGCGTCCTGGCGCAGGCGCAGGGCAACCCGCTGGCGCTCGTGGAGCTGCCCGCCGCGCTGAGCGGCCCGCAACGCGGCGCGCCGGCCGATCTGCACGACGTACTGCCCCTCTCCTCACGTCTTCGGATCCGCCTCGCTTCGCGCGTGGCCCGCCTTCCCGCCGAGTCGCGCCGGCTTCTGCTGCTGCTCGCCCTCGACGACACCGGAGATCCAGGAGTCCTCCGTGCCGGATCGGACGACTCGAAGGCTCTTACGGCGCTGTCAGCGGTGGAGTCGGACCGTCTGATCACGTTCGACGACACGAACCGACGGTTCGTCTTCCGGGATCCGCTGACGAGGGCCGCGGTCGTCGAGACCAGCACCCTGACCGAGCGATGCCAGGCCCACAAGACCCTGGCCGAGATCCGCGCGGAGACGCCTGAGCGGCGGGCCTGGCACCTGGGACGGGCAACGCTCGTTCCCGACGAGCGTGTCGCCGCTCTGCTGGAGGAGGCCGGGCATCGTGCCGCCACGCGAGGTGACGCTGCAGAGGCGGTCGCCACGTTCACCAGGGCCGCCGAGCTGAGCCCCCGTGCCGTGGACCGAGGACGCCGACTGACCCGGGCCGCATACCTCGGTGCCGACGCGACCGGTGAGCTGCGCGCGGCGTCGGAACTCCTCGACCGCGCCCGGCGCGCGGACCCGGGCCTCACCGGGTCTCCGCTGACCGCCGCCACGGCGGCTCTCCTCCTGCTCAACGGCGGTGACGGCGACATCGACATGGCCCACCGTCTCCTGGTGGAGGCCATCGAGACCGGCAGCCATGGATACGACGCCGAGGACGACCTTCTCATCGAGGCACTGCACATCCTGCAGCTGGTGTGCTGGGCCGGTGGTCGCGATGCCCTGTGGGAACCCTTCCACGCGGCCCTCGACCGTCTGAAGCCGACTGCACCGCCTCCGCTCTCCGCCTGCGGCAGGACGTGGAGGGAACCTGCCGGCACCGGCTCGGTCGGCCGTCACGGCATGGCCCCTGTCCGCCTCGACCGGCTGACGGAACTGCGGGGCGTCTCTTGGGACGCGGTCCGTCGGGGACGCCGGGGCGGCCACGTGCGCCGGCACATCGACGCGCTCATGCACCTGTGCCTGCAGGATTTCCCGACCGGCCGGTGGGAGGAGGCCAAAACGCTGGCCGCCGAGGGCCTGAGGCTCTGCGAGGAGCGCCAATACCCGTTCTTCTCCTGGTATTTCGAGTACCACCAGGCCCTGCTCGCCGCCGTCCACGGGCACTTCGAAGAGAGCAGGAGTACGGCCGACCGAATCACGCAGTGGGCCGTGCCTCGTGGAGTTCTGGCGGCGGCGGCCTTCGCCGACCATGCGCGAGTCCTGGCCGAACTCGGTGCCGGCGACTACGAATGCGCGTACCGGCACGCCGTGGCGATCAGCCCTGCGGGCCGACTCGCGCCCCACGCTCCGTACGCGCTGTGGGTCTGCATGGACCTGGTGGAAGCGGCGGTGCACACGCGGCGCACCGCTGAGGCGGAGGCACACGTGCGTGCGATGCGGGAAGCCGGTGTCGCGGCTCTCTCCCCGCGGCTGGCGCTGTTGGTGGCGGGCTCGGTCGCGCTGGCAGCACCCGATGACGGCGCGGTCGGGTGCTTCGAGCAGGCGCTGGGCGTCCCGGGAGCGCAGGACTGGCCCTTCGATCTGGCGCGGATCCGGCTGGCCTACGGGGAGCGTCTGAGGCGCATGCGCTTCGTCACGGAGGCCCGAGCCCAGCTGGACTCGGCGGCCGAGGTGTTCGAGCACCTGGGCGCCCGGCCGTGGGCCGACCGGGCCATGGGCGAACTCCGCACCACCCGCCGGTCCCGCACCGGAGCGAAGCACGGTTCCGTGACCCTCACCGCGCAGGAGCAGGAGATCGCCGTACTCGCCGCTTCCGGGTTGACCAACAAGCAGATCGGCGAACGTCTCCACCTCTCGCCCCGAACCGTTGGTTCGCACCTCTACCGGTTGTTCCCGAAACTTGGAATCGCCTCACGTGCGGCACTGAGGGACGCGCTCGCGTCCCTTGCAGGAAGCAACGCCTTCTAGGCCTGCGAAGAGGTGGCAGACCGCTCCGCCCGGGACTGCTGAGGCGGCAGCGCGGCCAGGGCCTCGCCGAGGGTGACACGCGAGGTGATGCCGAGCTTCCGGAAGATCCGGTGCAGGTGGGCCGCCACGGTTCGGTGGGAGAAGAAGAGACGTTCGCCGATCTGCTTGTTGGTCAGCCCGGTCGCGGCGAGTGCGGCGATCTGGTGTTCCTGCTCCGTGAGCGGCTCGGCCCCCAGGTGCTGATGGGCCCCCCAGGTGGCGGTACGGCCGGTGGCCCGCAGCTCTTCGGCCGCCCGCGCGACCCAGGGGGCGGCCCCGAGACCGCGGAAGGTCTGGAGGGCGGCGGCGAGGTGCGTCCGGGCGTCCTGGGCGGCCCGTGCGCTACGCAGGTGCTGCCCGTAGGCCAGGCGGACGCGGGCCAGGTCGAAGGGCCAGCGCTCGGCACCGGGAACGGCGAGCGCTTCCTCGAAGGCGTCGGCGGCCCGGTCCTCGGGGGCGGCGAGCGCGGCCGAACCGGCGGTGACCAGTGCCAGGCGGCCGGAGATTCCGGGCAGGCCCGTCTCCCGCATCGCGGCGACATGGGCGAGTGCCTCGGCTCGGCGTCCGCTGCGCACCGCGGCTTCCACGAGGTCCATGGCAACCCACAGAGCCAGCGGGGCATGCGGGGCCAGCACGCCTGAAGGGCTGATCGCCGAGGCGTCGAGGAAGGCGTCCTCGTGGTCACCACGTCCCAGGGCGGCCAGTGCCGTCATGTGCCGCGCGAAGTGCTCGACGGTCCACGCACCGCGGGGTACCGCCCACTCCGTGATCCTCTGTGCCAGCCCCCGCACCGTGCCGTCGTCGCCCCGCGCCGCGGCCAGCAGGCCCTGGGCCCGGTGGAACTGCTGGGCCAGCATCTGATAGCCGTGGGCCTCGCTCAGCGCCAGCCCCTCCGCGGCGAGACGGCCGCACTCGTCCCACCGACCCGTCGTGAAGTCGTCCAGGCACAGCACCACCAGCGCGATGAGCGCCGACGTGACCGCGCCGCCTTCGCGCCCGTTTTCGACGACGGGCCAGAGCGCCGCACGGCACCCTGTCGCCCGGTCCACGAACAGCGCCGCCATCGCGATCCGTTCGATCCGGCTCGGGTCGGTCTGCCGGTGCAGGTCGTGGATGACCGTATCGAGAAGGCCGAGGGCTGTCGGGGAGGAGCGTGCCGGGTCGGCGTAGACGTCGCCGAGCAGTTCCTGGAGGGGAGGCATCGGCACGGTCAGCTGCGACATGGCGGCCTGGTACGCGTTCCAGAGCTCGGGTCTGCCCGCGCACAGACACACCCTGCGCAGGGTGCACAGCGCCTCGAAGAACGCCTCGTCGTCGCCGTCGGACCTGCCGTCGCGGGTCATGATCGCGCCGACCAGCAGCCGGTGCGCGGTGTTGACATCACCGTCGCGGTTGAGCAGCACCTGGGCGGCCGCGGCCGCCGCCCGCAACGATCCCCGGAGTTCCGGGTCGGCACGTCGGGCCTCCACGAGCAGTTCGGCCGCGGTACGCAGCTCTCCGGCCACGTCCGCGCCCACGAAGGCGGCTTCGGCCAGCCGTCTGGCGCGGTTCGCGGGGCCGGGAGTGAGGTCGGCGGACCGCACCAGCGCGTTGAAGGCGCCGACGGCGTCCCCGCGTCGGCGGACCCGGTGTGCGGTGTCCTCCAGGAGCGCGGCGACCTGCTCGTCAGGATCGGGTGTGGCCTCGGCCAGGTGCCAGGCCCGGCGATCGGGCTTACTGGTGAGCGCTTCGGCCAGAGCCAGGTGGGCGTCCAGGCGCTGACCGCTGGTCGAGCCCGACACGACGGTCGCGCGGATCAGCGGATGGTGGAAGGACAGCCGCCCCAGACCTCGGTGTTCGATCCGCAGCAACTGCGCCCGCTCCGCGGGAGCGAGAAGGGCCGGTACGTCCTCGCCGGGGGCGGCGGCCCGCAGGACCGACAGGTCCCCGCCGCCCTCCAGCGCGGCCAGGAGCAGCAGGCGGCGGGTGGGGGCCGGCATCTCCGCGACCCGGGAGCCATACAGGTCCCGCAGCCGACGGCTGAGCGGGAGTACCTCGGACAGCAGCACTCCCGCGCTGCCTCGCGAGTCGTCGAGCGCGGCCGGCAGTTCCAACAGTGCCAGTGGGTTGCCCCGCGCCTGCGCGAGGACCCGACGCAGCTCCTGCCCGGTAAGCAGCGGGAAGTGGGTGCCGACCAGGGTGGCTGCCGCCCTGTCGTCCAGGGGGGACACGGTGAGTTCGGGAAGCCCCGCGCGTTCGAAGGAACTCTCGAACCCCGGCCGTGAGGCTGCGAGGAGGCCCACTCGGCTCCCGGTCAGCCGCCGGGCGACGAACGCGAGCGCCGCGGCGCTCGCCCGGTCGATCCATTGCAGGTCGTCGATGGCCAGCAGAACGGGACGGCTGCTCGCTGCCCGGCGGAGCAGTGCCAGTACGGCCCCGTACAGGACCAGCCGATCCACTGGGGCGCCGTCACTCGCGCCCAGCGCCACGGTCAGGGCTTCCCGGTGCACCGGGTCGAGCCCGTCGTACTCGTGCAGCAGGGGTTCGAGTGCGTGGTTCAGTCCGGCGAAGCTCAGATCCGCGAGGAACTCGACCCCGTCGGAGCGCAGGACCAGCGCACCGGCCGCCGTCGCCGCCGTTACCGCGGCATCAAGAAGCACGGACTTGCCGACACCCGGTTCACCGGACAGCACCAGCACCCCACCGCGCCCGAGCACCTGGTCGACGTACGACCGAAGCAGCTCCAGTTCCCGGTCGCGTCCCACCAGCCCCTTGGTCGTGCTGCGCGGCGCCGATCCATGACCAGCCACAGCGTTCCCCTTCGAGATCTGACGTGGCGGACTCTCGTCCCCCGGGCCGTGGTTCAGTCCTCGGAAGGCCGCGGGGCTCGCAGGTGGGCCCGTTTCGACAGCTCTTCCTCTTCGACCAGGGTGAGCATCGGCTGGCCGGGCGCGCACAGCATGATGACGACGTACTTGGCCGGCGTATCCGACAGGGCGTTGCCGTTCTGGTAGTGGATCACGTCACCGCCCGGCTCCCAGAAAGTCTCACCGGCCTTGATCACCCGCTCGGGCTCGCCCTCGAGTTCCCACCGGACGGCGCCTTCGGTGACGTAGCCGAAGCACGGCCCCGAGTGTCGGTGCGGCGGCGTCCCGGGGTGTCCCGGAGGCCACTCGACCACCACGGTCATCGCCGAAGCACCCTCCGGCACGAAGGGCGGCTTGACGTCCGCCAGCATCCTGGGCCCGGTCCCGTCCTGGCTCCCGTGCTCGTCGAGTCCGCTCATGGATGTCTTGTCCAACACCGTGTCATACCTCCGCTAGATCCGACTTGGTTCGCTTAGAAGACAACGCAGGGCACCGATGTGTGACACGGCGAGCGACTACGGCTGGACACAGTCGAATGACTCATGCAACTCGCCACCGAATTACGGAAGCTGAGCCTGTAGACGGACCGGCGGCGAACCGCCGCCTCCGGGGTGCCGAAGCCACCATGCCCGTTGGTCCGGCTGGTGACGAGCCGACTCCCCCTCCTTCACACGAAATCACAACGTCAGGAGCCACACCATGTCTCACGGACCCGTCAGCCGGTCAGGCGGACACAAGCGTCGGTACGCGCACCGTCGGTTCGACGGCGTGGGCGGTGCCGCATGAACGACCAGAACGGCGGTCTGACCGTCGGCGTAGATCTCGGCGGCACGAAGATCGCCGCCGGGACGGTCGACCCCGGCGGGGAGGTCGTCTCCCGGGTGCGCGTCCCCACCCCCCACGACCCGGACCGGATCGCCGGGGCGATCGCCGAGGCGGTCCAGCGGGTCCGCAAGGGCTGGGACGACGTCCGAGCGATCGGTGTCGGAGCAGCCGGATACGTGGACGCGGACCGCTCGACGGTGCGCTTCGCACCCAACCTGGGCTGGCACGACAAGGAGATCCGGGACATCGTCCAGGAGGCCACCGGGCTTCCGGTCGTCGTCGAGAACGACGCGAACGCCGCCGCTTGGG is a window encoding:
- a CDS encoding SsgA family sporulation/cell division regulator, with translation MLVRLVVAEGVDRPVMLDLSYDRADPYAVSLTFHMRADTTVRWVVGRDLLLDGLAKLTGVGDVQVWPCRDPGADHVHIALCPCPKQEAVVVTASARALGGFLQRTLAVVPPGTEECHLDMDGAVHQLLSGPGESLR
- a CDS encoding AAA family ATPase; the protein is MSLGSRVERLPKTPAADASQSPEVVGRARQLREITALIGQGSAAGRALLLSGEPGVGKSAVLGEVARVMSGSGARVLSAVGVRFESELAYSGLHQLLLPLNDRIERLEDTHRRVLRSALGYGGDPVPDSLHVSDSVIFLLRRVATERPVFIVVDDLGCFDRASSEVLGFVARRSAGSRIGFLAACRSGDETFFDRAGLTEYALPPLDRDAAVELLGVRFPGLAGPARDRVLAQAQGNPLALVELPAALSGPQRGAPADLHDVLPLSSRLRIRLASRVARLPAESRRLLLLLALDDTGDPGVLRAGSDDSKALTALSAVESDRLITFDDTNRRFVFRDPLTRAAVVETSTLTERCQAHKTLAEIRAETPERRAWHLGRATLVPDERVAALLEEAGHRAATRGDAAEAVATFTRAAELSPRAVDRGRRLTRAAYLGADATGELRAASELLDRARRADPGLTGSPLTAATAALLLLNGGDGDIDMAHRLLVEAIETGSHGYDAEDDLLIEALHILQLVCWAGGRDALWEPFHAALDRLKPTAPPPLSACGRTWREPAGTGSVGRHGMAPVRLDRLTELRGVSWDAVRRGRRGGHVRRHIDALMHLCLQDFPTGRWEEAKTLAAEGLRLCEERQYPFFSWYFEYHQALLAAVHGHFEESRSTADRITQWAVPRGVLAAAAFADHARVLAELGAGDYECAYRHAVAISPAGRLAPHAPYALWVCMDLVEAAVHTRRTAEAEAHVRAMREAGVAALSPRLALLVAGSVALAAPDDGAVGCFEQALGVPGAQDWPFDLARIRLAYGERLRRMRFVTEARAQLDSAAEVFEHLGARPWADRAMGELRTTRRSRTGAKHGSVTLTAQEQEIAVLAASGLTNKQIGERLHLSPRTVGSHLYRLFPKLGIASRAALRDALASLAGSNAF
- a CDS encoding helix-turn-helix transcriptional regulator, yielding MAGHGSAPRSTTKGLVGRDRELELLRSYVDQVLGRGGVLVLSGEPGVGKSVLLDAAVTAATAAGALVLRSDGVEFLADLSFAGLNHALEPLLHEYDGLDPVHREALTVALGASDGAPVDRLVLYGAVLALLRRAASSRPVLLAIDDLQWIDRASAAALAFVARRLTGSRVGLLAASRPGFESSFERAGLPELTVSPLDDRAAATLVGTHFPLLTGQELRRVLAQARGNPLALLELPAALDDSRGSAGVLLSEVLPLSRRLRDLYGSRVAEMPAPTRRLLLLAALEGGGDLSVLRAAAPGEDVPALLAPAERAQLLRIEHRGLGRLSFHHPLIRATVVSGSTSGQRLDAHLALAEALTSKPDRRAWHLAEATPDPDEQVAALLEDTAHRVRRRGDAVGAFNALVRSADLTPGPANRARRLAEAAFVGADVAGELRTAAELLVEARRADPELRGSLRAAAAAAQVLLNRDGDVNTAHRLLVGAIMTRDGRSDGDDEAFFEALCTLRRVCLCAGRPELWNAYQAAMSQLTVPMPPLQELLGDVYADPARSSPTALGLLDTVIHDLHRQTDPSRIERIAMAALFVDRATGCRAALWPVVENGREGGAVTSALIALVVLCLDDFTTGRWDECGRLAAEGLALSEAHGYQMLAQQFHRAQGLLAAARGDDGTVRGLAQRITEWAVPRGAWTVEHFARHMTALAALGRGDHEDAFLDASAISPSGVLAPHAPLALWVAMDLVEAAVRSGRRAEALAHVAAMRETGLPGISGRLALVTAGSAALAAPEDRAADAFEEALAVPGAERWPFDLARVRLAYGQHLRSARAAQDARTHLAAALQTFRGLGAAPWVARAAEELRATGRTATWGAHQHLGAEPLTEQEHQIAALAATGLTNKQIGERLFFSHRTVAAHLHRIFRKLGITSRVTLGEALAALPPQQSRAERSATSSQA
- a CDS encoding cupin domain-containing protein; the encoded protein is MSGLDEHGSQDGTGPRMLADVKPPFVPEGASAMTVVVEWPPGHPGTPPHRHSGPCFGYVTEGAVRWELEGEPERVIKAGETFWEPGGDVIHYQNGNALSDTPAKYVVIMLCAPGQPMLTLVEEEELSKRAHLRAPRPSED